The genomic region CGATGCACCGTGTAGCGGGACTGGCACATGGCGGCGCAACCCGGAGGCACGCTGGCGGATGTCGGAAAAGGCACTGGAGCGATATGCCGATACGCAAGCCAAGCTGCTGGAAATAGCCGCTCCCCTTGTAAAACCGGGTGGTTATCTGGTCTACATCGTCTGTTCGTTGCTGGCGCAAGAAGGAGACGGGCAAATTCGCAAATTCCTGCAAACTTGTTCCGAATTCAGCAAGGTTGCCCCTGCTAACACTGTTGGGACTGCCGCTGGTGATGGATTTCTGCTCACGCCAGCGCGAAACGACACAGACGGGTTTTTCTTCGCAAGGCTGCAAAGGTCATGCTAGAGGACCGCGAAGAAACTGTAACGGAGCTTATCATGCGCCTATCGCCGCTTGCCATTGCCATCTCACTGACACTTGCGACAGTTTCAAGCAGTGTTCACGGCCAACGGACCGACGATGACATCAATCCGCGCTCGATTTCTCTGGTGGCTGAAGGCCGCGCCGCCCTAGCTGAGGGCGATAGCGCTCGCGCATCGCAGCTGGTTGAGAGCGGTCTCGCGGTCGATCCGCGCAATCGGGACGGTTTCATTGCCCTTGCGGAAATTGCTGTTGCCCAGGAGCTTCCAGGGAAAGCCATCCGCTATTATCGTGAAGCGTTGACTATTGATCCTAATGATCTCAACGCCTTGTCTGGCCAGGGCCAGGTTCTGGTACGCCGTGGCGCTGTCGAACGGGCCCGGCGCAATCTGGTACGGATCGAAGCTCTCTGCGAAACCGAATGTGCCCCTGCTACCGAACTTTCAGCGGCCATTGCGGCGGGTCCTCCAGCGGCGCAAATGGCCGCACAGGAAGCCGTTCCAGAGGCTGAAGACGCCGTAACACCCTAGGAACGGGCCTCAATAACGGCCGCCAGAGCCACAAAATCCGCCACCGACAGCGTTTCCGCCCGCCGGGTCGGATCTATCTGCGTTTCTTCCAGAGCATCAATTGCATGCGGCAGGGTTTTCAGACTTTGTCTCAGCATTTTTCGGCGCTTTCCAAATGCAGCTTGGGTGAGCGCGCCAATAGTAGCTGCGCTGACATTGGCTGGTGCAGCGCTCGGTTTGATATGGACAACTGCCGACATAACCTTTGGTGGCGGTACAAACGCCGATCGGTGCACTTTGACGGCAATTTCAGCCGCTGATCGCCACTGAGCGAGCACGGACAAACGGCCATAAGCAGGCGTGGACGGCTTGGCGACAATCCGCTGGGCCACTTCTTCTTGAAACATCAAGGTCAGTGATCGCCACCATGGCGGCCAGCTTTCGAGGGTTAGCCATCGAACCAATAGGGCGGTTCCCACATTGTACGGCAGATTTGCGACGATGTGCCCGTCATCCGCACCAATTTCACGCTCGTCTACCTTGATTGCATCGCCTTCGATGACGGTAAGCATGTTTGGGAATAGCGGGTCCAACTCATCAAGCGCCGCAATGCAACGTTCGTCGCGCTCGACAGCTACTACTTTGGCGCCAGCCCCCAGCAGAGCGCGGGTTAGGCCGCCAGGGCCCGGTCCCACTTCATAAACGGTGTCACCGGGCGACAATCCAGGCACGCGCGCAATCTTGTCGAGCAACTGGCTATCGAGAAGGAAGTTTTGGCCGAGCGCCTTGTTGGCACTCAGGCCATGGCGCGCAATCACATCGCGCAACGGGGGCAAAGCCGTCACGCAGCCACGCTGCCTTCGCGCTGCATTCTTTGATTGGCACAAAATGCAGCCAGGCTAATCGCAGCGATCGTCGCGCCCGGATGGGCTTTCGCCTTGCCGGCAATCTCAAAAGCCGTGCCGTGATCGGGTGACGTGCGCACGATTGGCAAGCCGAGTGTCAGGTTTACACCTTCATCAAAATGCAGTGTTTTGAGGGGAATAAGAGCCTGGTCATGATAAAGGCAAAGCGCGACATCATAGGTCTTGCGCGCCGCTTCGTGGAACATCGTGTCGGCGGCAAACGGACCTTGTGCGTCAATTCCTTCGTCGCGCAATAGCTCGAGTGCGGGTTCGAGGAAGTCGATTTCTTCCCGACCCAAAGCACCAAATTCGCCAGCATGCGGATTGAGTCCTGCAAATGCGAGGCGCGGATTCTCGATTCCGAAATTGCGAGTCATGCCACGCGCTGCCGCACGGCCCTTGGTCACGATCAGGTCAATTGAAACCACCTCTGGAACATCGCGCAAAGGAATATGGGTGGTAATCGGCACAACCTTGAGGCTCGGCCCGGCCAACATCATTGCTGCATTTTCACGAGAGACGCCGCATCGCTCAGCCACAAATTCGGTCTGACCGGCGTGAGAGAAGCCGATATCATAAAGCCGTGCCTTGGATACCGGCCCAGTTACGACCGCCAACGCCGTGCCCGATCGCGCAAGTCCAACGGCCAGTTCCAATGAATCGAGCGCACAGCGAGCGCTATCAGCGGTGGGAAAGCCGGGCTTGGCCGTCTCGCTGCTTTCAACCGGAAACAGCGGCAACGCGCGATCAAATATTTCAGTGGCCTGGTCCGGCGAATCAATTATTTCAAATGGGCCTTCCCAAACGGCACGCAGCGCGCCTGGATCGCCCACCGCAAAGAAGGGACTAAGGCCATAAGTTGCCCGCGCGTCCCAACTCTTTCCCGTGATTTCCGGGCCGATACCTGCAGGATCACCTAGAGATACGGCTATTGGGGTCATTTGCCGGCCAAACTCAGCGATACTCGATCACAGCGTCACGCCTGAGATCGCGCAAATAGCGTCGAGCACGGCGATCGGCCCGTTCTTGCTCAAGGCGGTTGAGTATGACTTCGGCGTCCGGCTCGGCACTGGCTGGCGGATCATCGCGACCGCACAGCACGAGGACTCGTACGCCATCTTGCAACGAACCAAATGGTGGCGTCGACTGGCCTACTTGCAGATTTGTAAGATTCTGTTGGAGAACTTCTGGAAGATCGCCCAGGCGAACGCCGTCATTCTGAACAATATCACCGCCAAGTTCCTCGGCGATTGACGGTGCAACGCCGCAACCACCGCCGGCCTGCGTTGCCGATGCAAGAGCCTCAATGCGCGGTTCTGCCGTTTCCCGAACGGTACCTGGCGGGAAACTGAGCGTGATTTGAGTGAGACTCAATATGGCATCACGCGGATTGCCGACGAGAATCTGACGCTGGTCAATGAGCGCGATGATCGAAAATCCACCAGGAATGGGGATTGGCTGACTGACACCACCGACGGGCATCTGCGTTACAACCGCTGCCAGTTCCGGCGGGAGTTGGCCCGGCCGCAACCACCCAAGATCCCCGCCAACCGCGGCGGTTGATGCCTGCGAGAATTGACGCGCATAAGCTTGGAACGATCCGCCGCTGCTGATTTGCTGCAAGATCCGCATTGCACCTGCTTGGACATCAGCCTGATTGTCAGGGCGAGCTGGGAGATAGATTTCGGCAATCCGATATTCGGTCTGCCCGCGATTCGATTCCAACCGCTCGACAATTTCCTGCACTTCGGATTCGCTGACGCCGACAAAGGGATTTACATAGCGGCTCAAGACCCGTCGCCAGGCCAATTCACCTTCAATCTGGCGCCTCATCGATCGATCAGAGCTTCCCTGCGTGCGCAGAAAGGCGCCAAATTCTTCCGGCGTTGCTGCGGAGCGTTGCGCAACTGACGCAAAGGTTTGATCTATATCGGCCCTCGGAATCAAAATATCATTCGCACGCGCTTCCTGGATTTGAAGCGTTTCGTCGATCAGATTGCGAACAATCTGCATCCGCAAGCGCTGTCGTTCTTCTGCACTAATCTGCGCAGCATTGTTCGCGGCGAGGAACAGGTTGATGCGATGTTCGACATCCGTCCGTGTCACGATTTCGCCATTCACAATTGCGGTTGGCGTGCGGATATTCGGATCCCGCTCTCCGAAAACAGTGATATCAGTCGGCAAATCAAGCTGTGCAGCCGTATTCGCCATGATATCGTCCGCAGTCTGCGCAAAAGCGGCTGACGGCGAAAGCGCGACGATGCTTGCGGCTGCGAATATCTTGAAGGATCGGCGCATTCCACGCCCCCAAATTTTTTCACGCATTAGAGTAAAGAATCCTATATCTGCAGAGGCTCATGGCGACCATGAATCGGCCTCTTTAAGAACGATTGTCCGTTAACCACAGCTTAGCGGCCCAAATTGGTTAAGGCAAAGCGTACGAGAAATGTGTTCCCGCGGCGCGCATCACCGGTATCATCATAGTCGCGCCGCCAGGTGAAGCCGAACTCCAGACCCTCATCCGAATATCCAAAACCAAGGCGGGTTCGGACCGGCTCGAAGCCGTCTGATTGCGAGACCGGATCTTCCTCCGCGCTCGTTAAATCGATGACCGCAGACCCGAATAGGGACCAATAATTGCCAATTGCGACGCGTGCAGAACTTCGCAATTCCTCGCGATCGCGGAGATCTTCAACATTGAAAGTGATGTCGCGATTGAGCCGCAAATACCCAATTTCCGCGTAGGTTGTGCGCGAACCGATGGTGAAATCGATTTCATTGCGTCGCAACTCCGCATTGTCCTTGTCGATCCGAAATCTGTGAGTGAGGGCCAAGAATCTCCCGTATCGGATCTCGGTTCGACCCACAAAGTCGGAGAAACGCGATGCCAGCCCGGTGCCGCTGGGAAACAAAGTTGGTTCTCGGTTCAGTCGATAGCTCTGGGCAAGACTGGTGCGAAGTGAAAAACCGGGCAAATCGAGTGCATATTCACCGCCATAGGTGATCCGCGCCCCATCCTCGAATCGGTCATATCCCGGAAAACGGTTGATCGAGAATACATTTGCGTTTTCCAATTCTATCGATCGCGAATCTTCGTTCGGGACCTCAAGATTGGATAACGGCGGGGTCGCAACAAACTGAACGCGGGGAGTAAAACGCTGCACACCGCCAAACATTTCCCCGACAAATGGCCATGCAAAGTCAGCCGCGACAGCGCCGATACCGCGAAACTGCCATCCGTCTTCGCCGCGATAGATGCTGGTAACCGTGTCGATATTCTCGTCCGAATGATAAGCGTCGCCTCGAACAAGCGCGGTTAGCGTAACCTGCTGGCCCATTGTTGTAATGCGGCTGAGGCTCCATTCCGCGCTGGCAAAGGCACGTTGCGTATCCTGACCGTCAGTTCGGATAATGCCGAGTGTATTCGCCTGTAGGCGAATGGTGCCGCCGACAATGTCTTCATTCATCCGCAAACGATAATCGACCACGGGCAGGACCAGCGGTTGCTGACCAGCATCGGAGGTAACGCGAAGGTCCTGAACGGCCCAACCGGCGAGTGAGAAATAGCTGTTTTCGCCGACGCGCTCAGCAGCAATCGTGGACCGCAGGCGATCGTCGCGAGAAATGTCATAGCGGCGCAGAAATGTGTCATCCGTGGTGAGACGACCGGAGCCACTAATGCTCCAATTGGGGGTAAATTGGAATCGACCATTACCCTCAATATAGCCACGGACGTCCTTGTTCCCGTTGTTAGTGAAACCGCCGCCAGGCAGCGGGTCACGGCGCGTGCCATAGGTCACCATACCGCCAATCTGGAACGCGCCTTCGGCTGCTAGATTGCGGTAATTGGCAGAAACAGACGGCAAGACTTCGGTATAGAAACGTGGCGTGATGGTGAGATCGCGATTGCGGGCGATCTGCAGATAATAGGGTACGCCGATTTCCAGGCCATTGCTGCGACTGAGCCGGAAATCGGGCACCAGGAAACCACTCGCGCCACCGGCAGAA from Parasphingopyxis sp. CP4 harbors:
- a CDS encoding tetratricopeptide repeat protein, whose amino-acid sequence is MRLSPLAIAISLTLATVSSSVHGQRTDDDINPRSISLVAEGRAALAEGDSARASQLVESGLAVDPRNRDGFIALAEIAVAQELPGKAIRYYREALTIDPNDLNALSGQGQVLVRRGAVERARRNLVRIEALCETECAPATELSAAIAAGPPAAQMAAQEAVPEAEDAVTP
- the rsmA gene encoding 16S rRNA (adenine(1518)-N(6)/adenine(1519)-N(6))-dimethyltransferase RsmA — translated: MTALPPLRDVIARHGLSANKALGQNFLLDSQLLDKIARVPGLSPGDTVYEVGPGPGGLTRALLGAGAKVVAVERDERCIAALDELDPLFPNMLTVIEGDAIKVDEREIGADDGHIVANLPYNVGTALLVRWLTLESWPPWWRSLTLMFQEEVAQRIVAKPSTPAYGRLSVLAQWRSAAEIAVKVHRSAFVPPPKVMSAVVHIKPSAAPANVSAATIGALTQAAFGKRRKMLRQSLKTLPHAIDALEETQIDPTRRAETLSVADFVALAAVIEARS
- the pdxA gene encoding 4-hydroxythreonine-4-phosphate dehydrogenase PdxA, translated to MTPIAVSLGDPAGIGPEITGKSWDARATYGLSPFFAVGDPGALRAVWEGPFEIIDSPDQATEIFDRALPLFPVESSETAKPGFPTADSARCALDSLELAVGLARSGTALAVVTGPVSKARLYDIGFSHAGQTEFVAERCGVSRENAAMMLAGPSLKVVPITTHIPLRDVPEVVSIDLIVTKGRAAARGMTRNFGIENPRLAFAGLNPHAGEFGALGREEIDFLEPALELLRDEGIDAQGPFAADTMFHEAARKTYDVALCLYHDQALIPLKTLHFDEGVNLTLGLPIVRTSPDHGTAFEIAGKAKAHPGATIAAISLAAFCANQRMQREGSVAA
- a CDS encoding peptidylprolyl isomerase encodes the protein MREKIWGRGMRRSFKIFAAASIVALSPSAAFAQTADDIMANTAAQLDLPTDITVFGERDPNIRTPTAIVNGEIVTRTDVEHRINLFLAANNAAQISAEERQRLRMQIVRNLIDETLQIQEARANDILIPRADIDQTFASVAQRSAATPEEFGAFLRTQGSSDRSMRRQIEGELAWRRVLSRYVNPFVGVSESEVQEIVERLESNRGQTEYRIAEIYLPARPDNQADVQAGAMRILQQISSGGSFQAYARQFSQASTAAVGGDLGWLRPGQLPPELAAVVTQMPVGGVSQPIPIPGGFSIIALIDQRQILVGNPRDAILSLTQITLSFPPGTVRETAEPRIEALASATQAGGGCGVAPSIAEELGGDIVQNDGVRLGDLPEVLQQNLTNLQVGQSTPPFGSLQDGVRVLVLCGRDDPPASAEPDAEVILNRLEQERADRRARRYLRDLRRDAVIEYR
- a CDS encoding LPS-assembly protein LptD, encoding MNLKRNPILSLGVLPVLLSVTGTAAYAQGDAPNAFEAMIPAVEFTDLELPPLASPQNPEEIAFSAQTVEYDGEADTVIAIGDVQMVREGARLRADRVVWDRRTGAIEASGNVAIRSARGETAYADTASLTDTLRDAMVENLLIVLENGGRLAAREGNRVNGVSTLNAAAYTPYRAVDYDGEPRDPSWRITAARIVHDPATNRIRYSNARFELFGVTIMALPAFSHPDGSAGGASGFLVPDFRLSRSNGLEIGVPYYLQIARNRDLTITPRFYTEVLPSVSANYRNLAAEGAFQIGGMVTYGTRRDPLPGGGFTNNGNKDVRGYIEGNGRFQFTPNWSISGSGRLTTDDTFLRRYDISRDDRLRSTIAAERVGENSYFSLAGWAVQDLRVTSDAGQQPLVLPVVDYRLRMNEDIVGGTIRLQANTLGIIRTDGQDTQRAFASAEWSLSRITTMGQQVTLTALVRGDAYHSDENIDTVTSIYRGEDGWQFRGIGAVAADFAWPFVGEMFGGVQRFTPRVQFVATPPLSNLEVPNEDSRSIELENANVFSINRFPGYDRFEDGARITYGGEYALDLPGFSLRTSLAQSYRLNREPTLFPSGTGLASRFSDFVGRTEIRYGRFLALTHRFRIDKDNAELRRNEIDFTIGSRTTYAEIGYLRLNRDITFNVEDLRDREELRSSARVAIGNYWSLFGSAVIDLTSAEEDPVSQSDGFEPVRTRLGFGYSDEGLEFGFTWRRDYDDTGDARRGNTFLVRFALTNLGR